Part of the Lolium rigidum isolate FL_2022 chromosome 6, APGP_CSIRO_Lrig_0.1, whole genome shotgun sequence genome, GTTGAAGtagaggggcggcggcgggccgaGCTCCTGCTCCGGCCATGCCACCTTGTCGGCACGCTGCTGGCAATAGCCGATCTTGTGCTGTGGCGTGTGGCCCCACGTCTTCTCGCAGAAGCAGTCCTTGACGGCGTAGAAGCGGCCGGTGTCGAGGTCCAAGAGGTGGTCGATGTTGCCGTACACCTGGATATCGGCGTCCAGGTACACCATCCTCTCGTACTCCACAAACTGAAAGTTCCATGCAAATTACATGATACAATGCCGACGACTCAATCTTGCGTGTATGGATCGAACAAATATGTATGTACCTCCCAGATGCGGAGCTTGGAGTAGTTGACGACGTAGTAGGCCCTGGCGAACTGGGTGAGGCTGCCGTCGGGCGGGAGCACGGGCTGGATCTCGCGGACGACGCAGCCCTGGTCGACGAGGGAGCGGCGGTGCGCGGCGGGCACGTCGGGGAGCACGGCCACGACGAGCGGGTAGGCCGACTTCACGGCGCGGAGCCCCTTGGCCAGACCCACCACGCCCTTCCAGTAGTCGCCGTCGCCGGCCAGGAACGTCACGTACGCCCcgctcttcctcgccgccttcgcctccattgctgctagcttgctgctgGAATGGATCGATCGTACAACTGCTTGATCCTTGTTGCGATCTAGCTTTTGCGTCTTTGGGTTTTGGCTGATGGTGCGATGCATTGCGCTCGGGGTGTTAAATAGGGATGGTACGTGTGGCCGGGTGTTGCATTGATATGGAAACATGCGATTACTTTCCACTGTGATTCCTCTCCCTCCCTCCATATGTGGATATGTTTCCGGGGGAACTTGTTTAGCAGATCTTTTGGCGCTATTTTGGCGTCGGCAATCACGACGGCCAGTATATGGCAAGGGATGATACGCCGGCGACTCCGCGAGTCTTTTCTATACAGATTAGATTAGATTTCTTGCCCAAACTGAGAACCTACGTGCCTTGTTTTCGTGATTCATTCTCCATCGACAAATGGACGGTGACGACACGGAGAGAAGATGATGCATGCCTGTAGGTTTCTCAGTTCTGTCTTATCCCTCCGATGATGCAATATCTcttcttgccttcttcttctcacTAGTTAGCCtgtacgtgcaacgcacgtcttcATTTCTGCAACATGTATCCCACAAGCTTTTGATTGTGATCCGCATATCACAATCCTTCAACCCGTATGTATCAATTTTCAGTTCACATTTTCGCTGCCGCTCAACATACAATTTGACTTAATGTTCACATATATTTTTGTTCCTCTAAtttaaaacaataattatcatgcAATTTTATCAAATTTAGAAGACCAATTCATTCAACATTTGAAACAACGTTTAACACTTTTGTCATCCGTTAACCTTTTGCAGGCACACCGTAGTAAACTTGTGAGTATGTCATACTACATCATATTTACATTCATGCATACATTTAAAAGAAAACCAATAGCTGCGTGCCTGCAATATAAAACTGGACTCCATATAAACCAGTCTCCATCGAGTCTTCGCATCTTAAAAAGCATGATGGGAAGAATAATGTGAATATTTGTAAAATCTAGCTAATTGACATTGTTATCAGTAGGCCACAAGCAAGCAGTATGTAAGGACAAGATGCATGTGATCATGAAGGGACATCAAATTTTACTGCATAATTTCATCCTATGGACCCATAATTTGCACAAAAAGAAATAGCAGTACACAGAACTCATCAAAAAAACCTTCCAAGCAGCAACAGTTAGTAAGTATGCACTGAAATAACAGTTAGCCAGTGGCCACCGTTGCAATCTGTAGGACGACTCTACCATGTGGCGGAGATCTTGCATACGCTAGGCAAGAATGGATGGCAAGGGAGCCAGTACCTAGGGCCGGATGAATATGGCTAGATGGTCGATGCCCTGTGACGAACACGGGGTGACCTCATCAGGTTCAGCGTAGGGCGAGGTCGTCAGACTTGGCGGCATTCTCGTGACGGCTGGTACCTCGGTGGTAGTGTGAATGTGATCGCAGTGTCCGGGATCTACCCTCAAAGCGCCGCCGACCATCGGTTCTCCGGCCGTCCAAGGTCGCGGACCACCTGTTCTCCAGTCATTACGGGAGCGTTGTGGGCGGTGAGGAGAGAGGGAAAGGGTGAGGGAAGTTGGAACAGTCCTAGATCCAAGCACGGCGACGATGATCGCCATTGGTGGCCTCAcgtggagaggaggcggcgggacATGGGGAGTCAGGTTAGGGGAGATCGTGATCTAGGTCCTGAGAGGCAGTTTTTTTTCCACGGGACGAAGCATCCGGCAATCGTGATCTAGGTCGCACGATTTTTTTTTTCCACGGGATGAATTCTCGTGAACGGAAGAGGGCGTCAACTACGTGAGGGGAGAATGGACGAATCTGAACCATGCGATGTACAAAGATGAAGGGTCGAGATTCAATTTTCCTACACAAGtttgtgcctttataagtagtagagattagaATTTCCCTTTCGAAGGATTTTCATCCTACAAATTAGTGAGTACTGAGTACAAGTAAGTAATCAGTGAGTATAAATTGGTGTCATGCAATTTATATTTATTAGGTTATAGACTTATCTTgtcttgaaatgtgtgatgtgatcgtaacatagctagttaccacaacccTCTCTTTCTTCAATTAATAacttgccatgtcaccaaaatgcttagTTGGTATTTCATGTAAGACtatgttagggcatgtacaatggggtggCGTCAGCCTTTCCTTACATTTGCTACGTCAGTTTTTTTGCTTAATTAGAGAAGAGAGAAGGAAGAAAGAGAATGTTGTCTTCCCTtatctaagagatgatctcttacgtcagatttttgcttagttggaggagagtgaatgaagagagaaggttgtctttccttagctaagggatcatctcttaagaaataagcactagtagaaaaaggggcttccatACCACCCCATTAGTCTCCAAACTTtttgaaccgcgactaatggagtctttagtcCCGATTctgcaggagaaccgcgactaaaactCTGGGCCCAACGGGCTCGGTCGACAGTTGGTGTACGGGTGGGCCTTTAGTCcaggttggtctggccaaccacgactaaaggtccACCACTATAAATACTGCTGCAGCACAAGTGTGAGCCACTTGGTGTTCCACTTCTActcacaaggggtggtgggtttggtttttctcctcttatgcacaagaggtgttcgatgaaatgcccgagagcatgatatgaagtgtccgagctacacttaagctttctcatttttttcctcctcgatcgcggttagcaacttgaacctttcatgtgtaattgataaatatgcatgtgtagttcatagtttaatttctattatttctagctagttagtttaacaaatgcatgatggtaatttatataataataatgcagatgaatcatcaatggatgtacggtaaccgactctcgggcgagttcattacgggttttaATGATTTCCTcacagtggctaatgcgaacaagcaggggggtttgttATATGTCCATGTGCTGACTGTAAGAataagaagggttactcttcctcaagagtcattcacgtgcacctgcttcagcacggtttcatgccaagctataattgttggaccaagcatggagaaagaagggttagaatggaagaagatgacgaaggggatgatatcgatgataactatcctgatcatttcggtgatactttcatggaggatgctgaaggaggggaagcagaaggaaaaggtgaaggggaaggtgaagaagaggcgcgtgatgagcccgctgatgatcttggtcggaccattgctgatgcacgaagAGGctacgaaactgaaaaggagaggaagaatttggatcgcatgttagaggatcacaaaaagtcactgtacccaggatgcgataatggtctgaaaaagctgggctgcacactggatttgctgaaattgaaggcacaggaaggtctatctaacttaggatttgaaaacttgctaaaaatgatgaagaatatgtttccaaagaataacgagttgcccgccagtacgtacgaagcaaagaaggttgtctgccctctaggtttagaggttctgaagatacatgcatgccttAACGACTGcgtccactggtggaaaaagggcctttggtcgcggttcgcaactgccattagtcgcggttgcgcaaccgcgaccaaataagcgcgactaaagcccaccccctttagtcgcggttgcttatgaaccgcgactaaaggcccatccacgtgggcgccaggcgaccgtcggggcggaggaactttagtcgcggttcttctggccaaccgcgactaaaggccgccgcaggtttagggttttaggcccccccccctaaacctgttttctgtttaatttgtattgttttatttcttttgtgctttattgtaattttgaaggagtttcacatattctacggtactacatacatgcatatgaatgtacaatttcaaacaaatttgaaattagaaccaaaaagaattcaagaggaatatacaatatatattcaatatcatcggatgaccatatatacaagtttgaacaagtttccatacataatttaatgcatgtatagttctacgtcctcgtaatggtgttctcctttaggatcgaggacttccctcctgaaccatccagctagttcctcttgaagtggtcggaagcgagcttcggactaagcatcatccggaggttattcctctgagcattggtatcactcggaacgcgctcagaggtgtatcttcggatcatctcacagacatagtatccacatagattggtccccggtggatgaatatcgccaccattcttagccattgaccgcatgaaatgtagctcttttttgaattcaccgacctttgtatctgagaaccgtctccaaaccctacgaggcaaagaaaattaaatgaacaagagagttattagttaattacttgaagcttaattaggaaatgaacgaaataggccgatcgatatagagcgcaaatgaatgaaaacaattacttttgaatcatttttctcatgtcggcccaacgcgccggatccatattcagagagtcgtggatgagacattctgatttgtcaattttaattactagcagaatccagtggaacctgcggacacgatacatgcacagtacgtcatgcataactcatcgattagccggccacataccatgcatggagtaaacaaaagagaatgtgctcaagacataaacactcacccaaaatggtaaggaaatagaatatcacttttgagttcctgctttgtaagaaactgccacAGGTCTGCCTCCACGTCGGTGGAGTGATGCTCCaatacaatatagttaggacatatatattgtgcaggcaatatgaacgagatgaggtagaaataaatcacttacagaacgtagcaactgatgatagatttgtcgagctcgcgcagattgaaaagctggaacaattcactcagatgaatttgtacagagtaatgtttgaagtgatgctcatatccaacttccgcataaatatattctttggcgtttttattttttatgtaacccttgtaccatttcagcgagacctttcatttgtgaaggtagatcctcttctgcgcgaggctcaacgagaggcccattcttcacatatgtaagtactacctccttcaccggcgcctcatcaaggcctaacaagttcacgaagagtaatacctaagttggccgcttgttctccggcactcgttacagtcaatccctgtgctgccgcagcttctatgatatcgggggcatccggaccagcggctgtcactataagaggggcaatcgattgtttactttgttccccgagctgggcaactcgtttcccgcttttttacttctaattccgctttctcggcctcctctttcttctccttgaacatgcgtgcctgattacgaagttcacgtgcatagtcgttaggcagattcttcgcggcttgggacggtgtgctcgaaaatgacttagcccacttcttttgctcatcagaaaatattggcttgggctcgggctctcttttcttcttgcattccgccttccatttctcataatcgcgagtcgcggccacgtcgacttcctcggcagtacgttcccaaggccttgtggggagaggcttcagtgatggctccggtacctttgtggttttaggtacataagggtccgggttgatagtccaggactgcttctgcttcttcgccggaggtggattgggggcggcgtcgctacccgcccggggcggaccgggggcggcggccgcttacccgccggaggtgaattggggggcggcgtcggctcacgtgaaggaggtgtaggtgaagcaccaccaccaccaccaccacggccaccgccaccaccaccgtaggggggtggacttgttggcgcctcatctggaaacttgataaacttcttttgccatagaatgaactagcacttgacatctccaagtcttctcgccccttcaggtgtagcaatgtcaatgtccaggtccccaaacccttggactatgtcctccaccgtgacacgagcatagccatcttgaatggggttgttgtggtggagtgctccaggtaaacatggtaaagcactgccgatggctaccttcatgggcatgttcccgataggataatacatatgaaattctttcatctcctttatatcgtccacggggtagcgaggaggctccggtgcagtaatttccaccaccagaggctccggtgcagtaatttcgatcgtcggtgcaccagccggtggggcctccgtggaagccacgctgcttctctgctgctggcttccaagatccaatggatgatcttttcatgctgcgcccgagctgcatctctttcggctactagtacactcacggttttcttcatcacatccatttccgatgccaaccgcgccacaacatcagcttcccgatccatctttctcttacggcttctgtaaccgtacgggtcatcgttcggggaaccctattttccacggaatgtgccccatgcctcgtacacgtcctccgtgttcgggattcccgagggcttttgtcggcgcgtcgttctctctgttgaacttgatcttcccctcttgagcatccctcattgcctcaataagattttgggtgggtttaattattttgccccggtaaacacactccccgtctccgggttcagcgatcccccatgcccgtaccaccagcttttggcccttgggtcccatccctccgtacctggacggattcctcgcgccctcagctcgttctccatcttctcccacctaggctcccaaaggcgataccctcctggccccataatatgattgtactccttagctgcattttccttattttttcgatatttcaaggaactgctccgatttcttttgcttcacaaattctggccaatcatgtttcagtttctcatattgtcctttgaaatccggagtcttgttctccttgacaaagtcatgggctagattttgcttgaatttccgaatgccgcggacatcttatgaagagcgaactgtttgactagcctcctcctctccttgttttcctcaatcttgttaccctcctcatcgaatttgttgtattccggaggtcgaacgaaatgttccataagcttcttgaagcaatctttttttgttctcttatcgacaaaagtgaaaccaactcgtgccttctttggctcattccactcctggacggtgatcgagacgttgtctctaacaatggctccgcattggttgacaaacttggtggcgttcttgcggggatccagcggcctgccggttgcactgtcgacaacctcgatggtgcatgtttctccttgtttcatcgtcttggttgcgccacgctttcacgacgtactcgattgtttcgacgatccggccgagggctaaaataagaaagagagtcgcgcgcgttagtacacacatatttattcaaatcggttagtttgtatcaccgaggctcaatgtatatatatacctcggcgccggaggtggttgctacttccaattgaagatcgtcgtttatcgatgtttcttcggcatcatcttgctgacggcgcccttcatcttcaccgtcaaggttcagataagaagagatatcatcttcttcttgtccggtcgacacatatagaatatcgccgtttatgatgccgaacatatggtcttcagcgtccggatcatagttgtccataaacgggtcagctctatcgtccgccatatgtcagtcctgaaaacatgtagtaaaaacaaattaattgtgtatatgcattatcacatctcttctacatataaagagagagggcgacgagggaggcgagagggggacgcgtgttatatgcggacgatcgacctcgcagtgaccgcgtgaccgagagaccggtggcggtggcgaaccggtggcgaaagggcggtggcggtgccgacgacacataaccctcgccgccccctctcgatcccaaaaaaaaacaccgcgcgtatacggagggggcgacgagcgctgccggccccctccgtatacgcgcggtggtagctggtcaccgcgGCAGCGCGTTCCCATGCCGAGGTGGGCGCCGTCGGTGGGGAAGGACGACGGTACGGGGAAGAAAAGTCGACGAGCACGGCGGGTCCGCGTGTCGAGCACGTACGGTGGTTTTTttagtcaatttttagttttttttaagtcaaaatttagttcttttttgagacaaaaattttaagtcaatttttagtttttttacacaatcttttttaagtcaaatttgtagttctttttgagacaaaattttaagtctcaattatTTGTTTTTTTAAGCCATGGGTGGTGCGACTGGCttagtgtggccggccccctcccctcccctcat contains:
- the LOC124664550 gene encoding galactinol synthase 3-like — protein: MEAKAARKSGAYVTFLAGDGDYWKGVVGLAKGLRAVKSAYPLVVAVLPDVPAAHRRSLVDQGCVVREIQPVLPPDGSLTQFARAYYVVNYSKLRIWEFVEYERMVYLDADIQVYGNIDHLLDLDTGRFYAVKDCFCEKTWGHTPQHKIGYCQQRADKVAWPEQELGPPPPLYFNAGMFVHEPSLATAKDLLDRLAVTPPTPFAEQDFLNMFFRDMYEPISSAYNLVLPMLWRHPENVELGEVKVVHYCASGAKPWRYTGEEPNMDREEIKMLVKRWWDVYNDDTLDYSYKGAPVAGDDLDVALADAGGIKYFPASSAA